One Myxocyprinus asiaticus isolate MX2 ecotype Aquarium Trade chromosome 20, UBuf_Myxa_2, whole genome shotgun sequence genomic region harbors:
- the LOC127411161 gene encoding 5-hydroxytryptamine receptor 7-like: MVVGETNGTSVAQSHRETMKSMMAEERSRETCVGTSNGMMISEVLVPRLLKIAHESGVLAMAAGSGPLELKPSSSPNLLEMANGTRCAEQILSYGEVEKVLIGGVLTMLTLITICGNLLVVISVCFVKKLRQPSNYLIVSLALADLSVALAVMPFVSITDLIGGRWIFGKFFCNVFIAMDVMCCTASIMTLCVISIDRYLGITRPLTYPVRQNGWCMAKMVLSVWLLSASITLPPLFGWAQNVNDDQVCLISQDFGYTIYSTAVAFYIPMTVMLVMYYRIYRAAKLSAAKHTIAGFPRAREEEEDEQELGGGNGMEESVGVDCVTVAIKLQREVEECTRLPRILRGVDRRSISIFKREQKAAATLGVVVGAFTICWLPFFLLSLSRPFVCGTECSCIPLWVERTLLWLGYANSLINPFIYAFFNRDLRTTYRSLLSCRYRNINRRLSAAGMHEALRLVERPDVVASG; this comes from the exons ATGGTGGTGGGCGAAACCAACGGAACCAGTGTCGCACAAAGCCACAGAGAAACTATGAAGTCCATGATGGCAGAGGAGCGCTCAAGAGAGACATGTGTCGGGACCTCTAACGGCATGATGATCTCAGAGGTCCTTGTGCCTCGGTTACTCAAAATTGCGCACGAGTCTGGAGTGTTGGCAATGGCCGCGGGCTCTGGTCCCCTAGAATTGAAGCCCTCGAGCTCCCCGAACCTCTTGGAGATGGCGAACGGCACGCGTTGCGCGGAGCAGATCCTCAGTTACGGAGAGGTGGAGAAAGTGCTGATCGGCGGGGTGCTGACCATGCTCACGCTCATCACCATCTGCGGGAACCTGTTGGTGGTCATCTCCGTGTGTTTCGTGAAAAAGCTACGGCAGCCCTCCAACTATCTCATCGTGTCTCTCGCGCTCGCGGACCTCTCTGTTGCGCTCGCGGTGATGCCGTTCGTCAGCATCACGGACCTGATCGGTGGCCGGTGGATTTTTGGCAAGTTCTTCTGTAACGTGTTCATAGCCATGGACGTGATGTGCTGCACCGCGTCTATCATGACACTTTGCGTCATTAGTATTGACAG GTACCTGGGCATCACCAGACCCCTAACTTACCCAGTGAGGCAGAATGGCTGGTGTATGGCCAAAATGGTGCTCTCCGTGTGGCTTCTGTCTGCTTCAATCACCCTGCCACCGCTCTTTGGTTGGGCTCAGAATGTGAACGATGACCAGGTGTGTCTGATCAGCCAGGACTTTGGCTACACCATTTACTCCACGGCTGTTGCTTTTTACATCCCCATGACCGTCATGCTGGTCATGTATTACCGCATCTACCGTGCCGCCAAGCTCAGTGCTGCCAAACACACCATCGCTGGCTTTCCTCGTGctagagaggaagaggaggatgagcAGGAATTGGGAGGCGGTAATGGTATGGAGGAATCTGTGGGAGTTGATTGCGTAACCGTGGCAATCAAGCTTCAAAGGGAAGTGGAAGAGTGCACAAGACTACCTCGCATCCTTCGGGGAGTGGACCGGAGGAGCATCTCCATATTCAAACGGGAACAGAAGGCAGCGGCCACACTTGGGGTGGTGGTAGGAGCATTCACCATCTGCTGGCTGCCGTTTTTCCTCCTGTCTCTATCCCGGCCCTTCGTCTGTGGAACAGAGTGTAGCTGTATCCCATTATGGGTGGAGAGAACTCTGCTGTGGTTGGGCTATGCCAATTCACTTATCAATCCCTTCATCTACGCTTTCTTTAACCGGGACCTGCGCACCACCTACCGAAGCCTGCTCAGCTGTCGTTACCGTAACATTAATCGTAGGCTGTCAGCCGCCGGCATGCACGAGGCCCTTCGGCTGGTGGAAAGGCCAGATGTGGTTGCCTCTGGGTGA